Proteins encoded within one genomic window of Streptomyces sp. NBC_00523:
- a CDS encoding cellulose binding domain-containing protein, with product MAPTHRSPQRPRHLARAAAVLAASLAVLASLTGAAPAAPRAGADVDVQVNAQASLGTLTGSARGVNTAIWDAHMNDPEVADLMTAADVGVMRYPGGSYADIYHWETHTAPGGYVAPGTGFDAFMGTVRDAGAQPILIANYGSGTPEEAAGWVRYANVTKKYGAKYWEIGNEIYGNGHYGSGWENDEHADKSPQEYAREVRAYAAAMKAVDPTVKIGAVLTSPGEWPDGVVGDGDSGDWNHTVLPAVADVIDFVSVHWYAGGSDTTADAALSKLAKLPGELREVRNQIDRVAGAHSPDIGIALTEINTNTGGARLTARPNGLFAADAFMTALENGVFNVDWWNTHNGAGEITTVDGETDYGDMGMLSSGACTGDVCEPAPNTPFAPYYGMKMTARLGTAGDTMVAAESSAQDVSAHAVLRDDGRLSVMLVNKDPDTARTVALDYDGFTPSAAAPEVSRYARGDSDITEVTDGEASASRVTVPPYALLTVTLEPEAGTGPAASAAGTPGTPRLDAVTDTTARLTWDGATGAARYLVQERDGAHTRLVGEATGTSVTLRNLPPGSTHTVNVLAADPAGRPSGPSAPLTFTTGTPADAVCSVTYHRDSSWGNGFVTTVTVRNLAGTPITGWTVDWDWPTTGQAVDSGWNATFHQTGSHVRVTAPDGAGPLAPDGGSTASFGFVGANDGPNPDPAVFRLNGAVCSGG from the coding sequence ATGGCGCCAACGCACAGATCCCCGCAACGCCCCCGCCACCTCGCACGCGCCGCCGCCGTCCTGGCCGCCTCGCTCGCCGTGCTGGCCTCGCTGACCGGCGCGGCCCCCGCCGCACCGCGGGCCGGCGCGGACGTCGACGTACAGGTGAACGCCCAGGCGTCGCTGGGCACGCTGACCGGATCCGCCCGCGGGGTCAACACCGCCATCTGGGACGCGCACATGAACGACCCCGAGGTGGCGGACCTGATGACGGCGGCCGACGTCGGGGTGATGCGCTACCCGGGAGGTTCGTACGCGGACATCTACCACTGGGAGACGCACACGGCACCCGGCGGCTACGTCGCCCCGGGCACCGGCTTCGACGCCTTCATGGGCACCGTCCGCGACGCCGGGGCGCAGCCGATCCTCATCGCCAACTACGGCTCCGGCACCCCGGAGGAGGCGGCCGGCTGGGTCAGGTACGCGAACGTCACCAAGAAGTACGGCGCGAAGTACTGGGAGATCGGCAACGAGATCTACGGCAACGGCCACTACGGCAGCGGCTGGGAGAACGACGAGCACGCGGACAAGAGCCCGCAGGAGTACGCGCGCGAGGTACGCGCCTACGCGGCGGCGATGAAGGCCGTCGACCCCACGGTCAAGATCGGCGCGGTCCTCACCAGCCCGGGGGAGTGGCCGGACGGAGTCGTCGGCGACGGCGACTCCGGCGACTGGAACCACACCGTGCTCCCGGCCGTGGCCGACGTCATCGACTTCGTCAGCGTCCACTGGTACGCGGGCGGCTCGGACACCACCGCCGACGCGGCCCTGTCGAAGCTGGCCAAGCTGCCCGGTGAACTCCGGGAGGTGCGCAACCAGATCGACCGGGTCGCGGGCGCGCACTCACCCGACATCGGGATCGCGCTCACCGAGATCAACACCAACACCGGCGGCGCCCGGCTCACCGCCCGCCCCAACGGCCTGTTCGCCGCCGACGCGTTCATGACGGCGCTGGAGAACGGCGTGTTCAACGTCGACTGGTGGAACACCCACAACGGCGCCGGGGAGATCACCACCGTCGACGGCGAGACCGACTACGGCGACATGGGCATGCTGTCCAGCGGCGCCTGCACCGGCGACGTCTGCGAACCGGCACCGAACACGCCCTTCGCCCCGTACTACGGGATGAAGATGACCGCCCGACTGGGCACCGCGGGCGACACGATGGTCGCCGCCGAGTCCTCCGCGCAGGACGTCTCGGCACACGCCGTGCTCCGCGACGACGGACGGCTGAGCGTCATGCTCGTCAACAAGGACCCGGACACCGCCCGGACCGTCGCTCTCGATTACGACGGCTTCACCCCGTCCGCCGCCGCGCCGGAGGTCAGCCGCTACGCACGCGGCGACAGCGACATCACCGAGGTCACCGACGGCGAAGCGTCCGCGTCCCGGGTCACCGTGCCCCCGTACGCCCTGCTCACCGTGACCCTCGAACCGGAGGCCGGGACCGGGCCCGCCGCTTCGGCCGCGGGCACCCCGGGCACCCCGCGCCTGGACGCGGTCACCGACACCACCGCACGCCTCACCTGGGACGGTGCCACGGGCGCGGCCCGTTACCTGGTCCAGGAGCGCGACGGCGCCCACACCCGCCTGGTCGGTGAGGCCACCGGCACCTCCGTCACCCTGCGGAACCTGCCACCGGGCAGCACCCACACGGTCAACGTGCTGGCCGCCGACCCGGCGGGGCGGCCCTCCGGCCCGTCCGCGCCCCTGACCTTCACCACCGGCACCCCGGCGGACGCGGTCTGCTCGGTGACCTACCACCGGGACTCCAGCTGGGGCAACGGCTTCGTGACCACCGTGACCGTGCGGAATCTGGCTGGCACGCCGATCACGGGCTGGACGGTGGACTGGGACTGGCCGACCACGGGCCAGGCGGTGGACTCCGGCTGGAACGCCACGTTCCACCAGACCGGTTCCCATGTCCGGGTCACCGCTCCCGACGGCGCGGGCCCGCTGGCGCCGGACGGCG
- a CDS encoding type 1 glutamine amidotransferase, whose protein sequence is MSVLVVQNTARGGPGRVGDWLSAAGLGLRVLRPYAGEALPSALGGRPLVVLGGGFLPDDDARAPWLAATRRLVAQALADGTPMLGICLGGQMLAQVAGGMVRAAHGEPEYGSTTIRLRPEAADDPLFSGLGETVPAVERHVDAITRLPAGAAWLASSDRCPYQAFRVGNRAWGVQFHPEAEARNITAWDRDRLAALGLDRDRLHARAVADEEAAVAAWSVFTGRFASVCRSPGRERRP, encoded by the coding sequence GTGTCCGTCCTGGTCGTGCAGAACACCGCGCGTGGAGGTCCCGGGCGAGTCGGTGACTGGTTGAGTGCGGCGGGGCTCGGGCTGCGGGTGCTGCGTCCGTACGCCGGTGAGGCGCTGCCCTCCGCGCTCGGCGGCCGCCCGCTCGTCGTGCTCGGCGGCGGCTTCCTCCCCGACGACGACGCACGCGCGCCCTGGCTCGCCGCCACCCGCCGCCTGGTGGCGCAGGCGCTGGCGGACGGCACACCGATGCTGGGGATCTGCCTGGGCGGGCAGATGCTCGCCCAGGTGGCGGGCGGGATGGTGCGGGCCGCGCACGGCGAGCCGGAGTACGGCAGCACGACGATCCGGCTGCGGCCCGAAGCCGCGGACGACCCGCTGTTCTCGGGGCTGGGTGAGACGGTGCCCGCGGTCGAGCGGCACGTCGACGCGATCACCCGGCTCCCGGCGGGGGCGGCCTGGCTCGCCTCCAGCGACCGCTGCCCGTATCAGGCCTTCCGGGTGGGGAACCGGGCCTGGGGCGTGCAGTTCCACCCGGAAGCGGAGGCCCGGAACATCACCGCGTGGGACCGCGACCGGCTGGCCGCCCTGGGCCTCGACCGGGACCGGCTGCACGCTCGGGCCGTGGCCGACGAAGAGGCCGCCGTCGCGGCGTGGTCCGTCTTCACCGGACGGTTCGCGTCCGTGTGCCGCTCCCCTGGGCGGGAGCGTCGGCCGTAG
- a CDS encoding ABC transporter substrate-binding protein, whose amino-acid sequence MSYRRRGTAAVALAVAAALSLAACGADSSGNGGSSSQGSKDSKSVAKGGKDFGDAAAKTAALGTDAKPGQWPRTVKHAMGSTEIKEQPKRVVVLDVGELDNVVSLGVKPVGLAPTEGSPELPSYLKKDAGTPKNIGTINSLNLEAIAALKPDLILGSQLRAANSYDELSKIAPTVFSIRPGFTWKENYLLNAAALDKTAQAEANLAAYKKKTRALGDKLGADKPTVSMVRYLPDGLIRLYANDSFIGTILKDVGIPRPKNQDIADLAAEVSAENIDQADADFIFTGVYGDAKATDKSKAQANPLWKNLKAVKDGHAFDVPDETWYLGLGVTAADEVLGDLEKYLTA is encoded by the coding sequence ATGTCATATCGGCGCCGTGGAACAGCCGCAGTCGCCCTCGCCGTCGCTGCCGCGCTGTCGCTGGCCGCGTGCGGCGCCGATTCCTCCGGCAACGGCGGCTCCTCCTCCCAGGGGTCCAAGGACTCGAAGTCGGTCGCCAAGGGCGGCAAGGACTTCGGCGACGCGGCGGCGAAGACCGCGGCGCTCGGCACGGACGCGAAGCCCGGTCAGTGGCCGCGCACGGTCAAGCACGCCATGGGCAGCACCGAGATCAAGGAGCAGCCGAAGCGCGTGGTCGTGCTCGACGTCGGTGAGCTCGACAACGTCGTGTCGCTCGGCGTGAAGCCGGTCGGTCTCGCGCCGACCGAGGGGTCGCCGGAGCTGCCCTCGTATCTCAAGAAGGACGCGGGCACCCCGAAGAACATCGGCACGATCAACAGCCTCAACCTGGAGGCGATCGCCGCGCTCAAGCCCGACCTGATCCTGGGCAGCCAGCTGCGCGCCGCCAATTCCTACGACGAGCTGTCGAAGATCGCGCCCACGGTCTTCTCCATCCGGCCCGGGTTCACCTGGAAGGAGAACTACCTCCTCAACGCCGCCGCGCTGGACAAGACGGCACAGGCCGAGGCGAACCTCGCCGCGTACAAGAAGAAGACCAGGGCCCTCGGGGACAAGCTCGGGGCGGACAAGCCGACCGTGTCAATGGTCCGCTACCTGCCCGACGGTCTGATCCGGCTCTACGCCAACGACTCCTTCATCGGCACCATCCTCAAGGACGTCGGCATCCCGCGCCCCAAGAACCAGGACATCGCGGACCTGGCGGCCGAGGTGAGCGCCGAGAACATCGACCAGGCCGACGCCGACTTCATCTTCACGGGCGTGTACGGCGATGCCAAGGCGACCGACAAGAGCAAGGCGCAGGCCAACCCGCTCTGGAAGAACCTGAAGGCGGTCAAGGACGGCCACGCCTTCGACGTGCCGGACGAGACCTGGTACCTGGGCCTCGGTGTGACCGCCGCCGACGAGGTCCTCGGCGACCTCGAGAAGTACCTGACGGCCTGA
- a CDS encoding FecCD family ABC transporter permease, producing MSPTDLTRRRAGWLLAGAAMLLVAVLLSLTVGSRQIAPGDALQALFHDGGSDDAQVVRALRVPRTVIGVLAGAALALAGTVMQGITRNPIAEPGILGVSQGASVGVVTAIAFFGVHSLNGYVWFAFAGAALAGVGVYAVASGGRGGASPVKLALAGAAMNAFLASLVSGIATTNARALDEFRFWQVGSIGGRDGEVIGQVWPFVLAGMVLVAMIARGLDALALGDDAARNLGNNVGRLRALGALGALVLTGAAVASVGPIAFTGLAVPHIARALVGTAHRWVLPLAALLGPVMILGSDVLGRVLFPPSEVPVAVMTALIGVPFLVALVRRRKVVAA from the coding sequence ATGTCGCCAACCGACCTCACCCGCCGACGGGCGGGCTGGCTGCTGGCCGGAGCGGCGATGCTGCTGGTCGCTGTCCTGCTGAGCCTCACCGTCGGCAGCCGCCAGATCGCGCCGGGGGACGCGCTGCAGGCGCTGTTCCACGACGGCGGCAGCGACGACGCCCAAGTGGTACGCGCGCTGCGGGTGCCCCGGACGGTGATCGGTGTGCTCGCGGGCGCCGCGCTCGCTCTCGCGGGAACGGTCATGCAGGGCATCACCCGCAACCCCATCGCTGAACCGGGCATCCTCGGCGTGAGCCAGGGCGCTTCGGTCGGCGTGGTGACCGCGATCGCCTTCTTCGGGGTGCACTCGCTGAACGGCTACGTGTGGTTCGCGTTCGCCGGAGCGGCGCTGGCCGGGGTGGGTGTGTACGCGGTCGCCAGCGGCGGGCGCGGCGGGGCCTCACCGGTCAAACTCGCCCTGGCGGGGGCCGCGATGAACGCGTTCCTCGCCTCGCTGGTGTCCGGGATCGCCACCACCAACGCGCGGGCCCTGGACGAGTTCCGGTTCTGGCAGGTCGGCTCGATCGGGGGGCGCGACGGCGAAGTGATCGGCCAGGTATGGCCGTTCGTCCTGGCCGGGATGGTCCTGGTCGCGATGATCGCCCGGGGTCTGGACGCGCTCGCGCTGGGCGACGACGCCGCGCGGAACCTCGGCAACAACGTCGGGCGGCTGCGGGCCCTCGGTGCCCTCGGCGCGCTCGTGCTCACCGGGGCGGCCGTGGCGTCGGTGGGCCCGATCGCCTTCACCGGTCTGGCCGTTCCGCACATCGCCCGCGCGCTGGTGGGCACGGCACACCGCTGGGTGCTGCCGCTGGCGGCCCTGCTGGGTCCGGTGATGATCCTCGGCTCCGACGTGCTCGGACGCGTTCTCTTCCCGCCTTCGGAGGTGCCGGTGGCGGTCATGACCGCCCTGATCGGTGTGCCGTTCCTGGTCGCGCTGGTGCGGCGCCGGAAGGTGGTGGCGGCGTGA
- a CDS encoding FecCD family ABC transporter permease has translation MSNLEATVTPRLRPAGHEVLRRGRASFLVHRRAAVVALVLAVLLACAVVAYLCVGESFVAPSEVVRVLLGRPSPDELVVGTLRLPRLVVGLLAGVAFGVAGALVQTVARNPLASPDVIGVTHGAGAATVAALSFNAVAADALPYVSVAGGLAAALLVYVCAWRGGLHSSRFVLVGIGVSVALGSLTQLLLTKGDYLVAQQAKVWLTGSLNSRGYDEAGPLVVVLLVGLPAALWAARAQRGASFDDDTATALGLRLGRVRLGLTVLGVVLASVATGAVGPVDFVALLAPQIARRLTRTAQTPLLSSALAGALIVVVADLLARRLFSPVELPTGVLTAVVGAPYLMWLIVRTRSRSGGISS, from the coding sequence GTGAGCAACCTCGAAGCCACCGTCACCCCGCGTCTGCGCCCCGCCGGGCATGAGGTGCTGCGGCGCGGGCGGGCGAGTTTCCTCGTACACCGCCGGGCGGCGGTCGTCGCCCTGGTGCTCGCGGTGCTGCTGGCGTGCGCGGTGGTGGCGTATCTGTGCGTCGGCGAGTCGTTCGTGGCGCCGTCCGAGGTCGTACGCGTCCTGCTCGGCCGCCCCAGCCCCGACGAACTCGTGGTGGGCACGCTGCGGTTGCCGCGTCTGGTCGTGGGGCTCCTCGCCGGGGTGGCGTTCGGTGTCGCGGGGGCGCTGGTGCAGACCGTCGCCCGCAACCCGCTGGCCAGCCCCGACGTCATCGGCGTCACCCATGGGGCGGGTGCGGCCACGGTCGCCGCGCTGAGCTTCAACGCCGTGGCCGCCGACGCGCTGCCCTATGTCTCCGTGGCCGGTGGCCTGGCGGCGGCCCTGCTCGTGTACGTGTGCGCGTGGCGGGGCGGGCTGCACTCCTCCCGCTTCGTCCTGGTCGGCATCGGGGTGTCGGTCGCGCTCGGCTCGCTGACCCAGCTGCTGCTGACCAAGGGCGACTATCTGGTGGCCCAGCAGGCCAAGGTCTGGCTCACGGGCTCGCTCAACAGCCGCGGTTACGACGAGGCGGGACCGCTCGTCGTCGTCCTGCTCGTCGGCCTGCCGGCGGCCCTGTGGGCGGCGCGGGCCCAGCGCGGCGCGTCGTTCGACGACGACACCGCGACCGCGCTCGGACTGCGCCTCGGCCGGGTCCGGCTCGGGCTGACCGTGCTCGGCGTGGTCCTGGCGTCGGTGGCGACCGGCGCGGTGGGGCCGGTCGACTTCGTGGCGCTGCTCGCCCCGCAGATCGCGCGCCGCCTCACCCGCACCGCGCAGACCCCGCTGCTGTCGTCGGCGCTCGCCGGGGCGCTGATCGTCGTGGTCGCGGACCTGCTGGCCCGCCGCCTGTTCTCCCCGGTCGAGCTGCCGACCGGTGTCCTCACCGCCGTGGTGGGGGCGCCGTACCTGATGTGGCTCATCGTCCGTACCCGTAGCCGATCCGGAGGCATCTCGTCATGA
- a CDS encoding ABC transporter ATP-binding protein, whose product MSRPSASRLSAHDLTLAYEDRTVVEGLDLEIPDAKVTIVVGPNACGKSTLLRALGRLLKPRRGAVLLDGAELAGLPAKEIARTVGVLPQSPTPPDGITVADLVARGRQPHQKWWQQWSEADERAVSEALERTNTASLADRPVDELSGGQRQRVWIAMALAQDTELLLLDEPTTYLDVAHQVEVLDLVRRLNLERGRTVVAVLHDLNQAIRYADHLVAMKDGRIVAQGAPDEVVTTEMVQEVFGLSSVIIPDPLTGGRLVVPGYSWQPSAAEKTITR is encoded by the coding sequence ATGAGCCGCCCGTCCGCCAGCCGCCTCTCGGCGCACGACCTGACCCTCGCCTATGAGGACCGCACCGTGGTCGAGGGCCTGGACCTGGAGATACCCGACGCCAAGGTGACCATCGTCGTCGGGCCCAACGCCTGCGGAAAGTCGACGCTCCTGCGGGCGCTCGGCCGTCTCCTCAAGCCGCGGCGCGGTGCCGTGCTCCTGGACGGCGCCGAACTGGCCGGCCTCCCCGCCAAGGAGATCGCGCGGACCGTCGGCGTGCTCCCGCAGTCCCCCACGCCGCCCGACGGCATCACCGTCGCCGACCTCGTGGCGCGGGGCCGGCAGCCGCACCAGAAGTGGTGGCAGCAGTGGTCGGAGGCCGACGAGCGCGCCGTGAGCGAGGCGCTGGAGCGTACGAACACGGCGTCCCTCGCCGACCGGCCGGTGGACGAACTCTCCGGGGGTCAGCGCCAGCGCGTGTGGATCGCGATGGCCCTGGCGCAGGACACCGAACTCCTGCTGTTGGACGAGCCCACGACGTATCTGGACGTCGCCCATCAGGTGGAGGTCCTGGACCTGGTGCGCCGTCTCAATCTGGAGCGGGGGCGCACCGTCGTCGCCGTGCTGCACGACCTGAACCAGGCCATCCGCTACGCCGATCACCTCGTCGCGATGAAGGACGGGCGCATCGTGGCGCAGGGGGCGCCGGACGAGGTGGTCACCACGGAGATGGTGCAGGAGGTCTTCGGGCTGTCGTCGGTCATCATCCCGGATCCCCTCACGGGCGGCCGCCTCGTCGTCCCGGGGTACAGCTGGCAGCCGTCGGCGGCGGAGAAGACGATCACGCGCTGA
- a CDS encoding alpha/beta hydrolase: protein MMLTTTARPSPETGAPGRLSPGVRRITLDAAGIPLSALLSEPADGRPARATVVALHGGGMSAGYFDGQAHPDVSLLTLGARLGCAVLALDRPGYGASAPYLPAGQSLPEQAETVRAALADARERQVSAPLFLLAHSFGGKLALALAADAPPGSYVGLDVSGCGHRPAASAGLLGRSTASGLRRLNWGPLRLYPAGTFRESGAVVAPMPRREVESAVEWDTLSARLLPRVRVPVRFTFAEHEAWWRHDDADLADLAAQFSAAPRVLVDRLAAAGHNVSLGSAARAYHLRALAFLDECLDTGDRAAAR, encoded by the coding sequence ATGATGCTGACGACCACGGCACGCCCTTCACCGGAGACCGGCGCCCCCGGCCGTCTGTCGCCAGGGGTCCGCAGGATCACCCTCGACGCGGCGGGCATCCCCCTGTCCGCGCTGCTGAGCGAGCCCGCGGACGGGCGTCCGGCGCGGGCGACCGTCGTCGCCCTGCACGGCGGCGGGATGAGCGCCGGGTACTTCGACGGGCAGGCCCATCCGGACGTCTCCCTGCTGACGCTCGGCGCCCGCCTCGGCTGCGCCGTGCTCGCACTGGACCGGCCCGGATACGGCGCGTCGGCCCCGTATCTGCCCGCCGGCCAGTCGCTGCCGGAGCAGGCGGAGACGGTCCGTGCGGCGCTCGCCGACGCGCGGGAACGCCAGGTGTCCGCGCCGCTCTTCCTGCTCGCCCACTCCTTCGGCGGCAAGCTCGCCCTCGCTCTCGCCGCCGACGCCCCGCCCGGTTCCTACGTCGGCCTGGACGTCTCCGGGTGCGGGCACCGGCCGGCCGCCTCCGCCGGGCTGCTCGGCCGCTCCACGGCCTCCGGGCTGCGGCGGCTCAACTGGGGTCCGCTGCGGCTGTATCCGGCCGGGACGTTCCGCGAGAGCGGGGCGGTCGTCGCCCCGATGCCACGGCGGGAGGTCGAGTCGGCGGTGGAGTGGGACACGCTGTCCGCCCGTCTGCTGCCCCGGGTGCGGGTGCCGGTGCGCTTCACCTTCGCCGAGCACGAGGCGTGGTGGCGTCACGACGACGCCGATCTGGCGGACCTCGCCGCGCAGTTCTCGGCGGCGCCCCGGGTGCTGGTCGACCGGCTTGCCGCGGCCGGGCACAACGTCAGCCTGGGTTCCGCCGCGCGGGCGTACCACCTGCGTGCCCTGGCCTTTCTCGACGAGTGCCTCGACACGGGCGACCGGGCCGCCGCACGGTGA
- a CDS encoding 4'-phosphopantetheinyl transferase family protein, whose protein sequence is MSVPPRVRLRTLSLPAPGSRFPVPGCLDAGERARAAGFADPRARLRYVTAHAALREVLAECTGTDAARLRFGRERPGGAGSGPGGRPVLLGFPEGPHFSLSHSHDLILIAVAAVPVGVDVQRVPRTGTVDALLPRLHPAEREGLLRVPRAARAAAFARLWTRKEAYLKGLGTGLARGLATDCLLDGTQPPGWHVRDLAAPPGYAAATAVAYPVPLPGVHRTGMA, encoded by the coding sequence GTGAGCGTTCCGCCTCGGGTCCGGCTGCGGACGCTGTCGCTGCCCGCCCCGGGTTCGCGGTTCCCCGTCCCTGGCTGCCTCGACGCGGGAGAGCGGGCCCGTGCCGCCGGTTTCGCCGATCCGCGCGCCCGGCTCCGCTATGTCACCGCGCATGCCGCGCTGCGCGAGGTCCTCGCGGAGTGCACCGGTACGGACGCGGCACGGCTGCGGTTCGGGCGCGAGCGGCCCGGCGGTGCGGGCAGCGGTCCGGGAGGGCGGCCGGTGCTGCTCGGTTTCCCGGAGGGGCCGCACTTCTCCCTCTCGCACAGCCACGACCTGATCCTGATCGCCGTCGCCGCCGTGCCCGTGGGCGTCGACGTGCAGCGCGTGCCCCGGACCGGCACCGTCGACGCGCTGCTGCCCCGGCTGCACCCGGCGGAGCGCGAGGGCCTGTTGCGCGTCCCCCGGGCCGCGCGGGCAGCCGCCTTCGCCCGGCTGTGGACGCGGAAGGAGGCCTATCTGAAGGGCCTCGGCACGGGCCTCGCGCGCGGTCTGGCCACCGACTGCCTCCTGGACGGGACGCAGCCGCCCGGCTGGCACGTCCGCGATCTGGCCGCTCCTCCCGGGTACGCGGCGGCGACCGCCGTCGCGTACCCCGTACCGCTACCCGGCGTTCATCGCACCGGCATGGCGTGA
- a CDS encoding ABC transporter ATP-binding protein — protein sequence MTKPLTAPDGRPGESGPLLGIEGLRISYRTRAGRVDAVRGVSLTVAPGEVVALVGASGSGKSTTAHAVVGLLPPGATVTAGRVLFGATDLAAAGEPELRRHRGRDIGFVPQDPMVSLNPVRRIGPQIGEVLLIHKLVPGRREAAERAVELLAEAGLPQPHLRARQYPHELSGGMRQRALIAIALAARPKLLIADEPTSALDVTVQRALLDHVDELVARTGTAVLLITHDLGVAADRAQRVGVMSQGEIVESGTVGEVLGDPRHPVTRHLLRAAPSLGSVRERTPPVRSAGASRDLVVARGLVKEFTRGRRGRAPVRAVDSVDLTIRRGETLALVGESGSGKSTTARLLVRLADPTSGTVHFDGEDINSLRGEALRRLRRRMQIVYQSPYASLDPRLTVGDIITEPLRAYRVGDRAGRSREAAALLDRVHLPAGTLRRRPQELSGGQRQRVAIARALALRPDLVVCDEPVSALDVAVQARILELLTELQDESGLSCLFISHDLAVVRGIAHHVGVMRGGRLVESGPVAQVFAKPSHPYTRELLASVAGSRHAGAMNAG from the coding sequence ATGACGAAACCCCTGACGGCACCGGACGGACGGCCCGGGGAATCCGGCCCCCTGCTCGGCATAGAAGGGCTGAGGATCTCCTACCGCACCCGGGCGGGCCGGGTGGACGCGGTGCGCGGGGTCTCCCTCACCGTCGCACCGGGCGAAGTCGTGGCCCTGGTCGGCGCTTCGGGCTCGGGCAAGTCCACGACGGCCCACGCCGTCGTCGGCCTGCTGCCGCCCGGGGCGACGGTCACGGCGGGCCGCGTCCTCTTCGGCGCGACCGACCTCGCCGCGGCCGGTGAACCGGAGCTGCGCCGCCACCGCGGCCGGGACATCGGCTTCGTCCCGCAGGACCCCATGGTGTCGCTGAACCCGGTGCGCCGCATCGGCCCGCAGATCGGCGAAGTGCTCCTGATCCACAAGCTGGTCCCCGGCCGGCGGGAGGCCGCGGAGCGCGCCGTCGAACTGCTCGCCGAGGCGGGCCTGCCCCAGCCGCACCTGCGGGCCCGGCAGTACCCCCACGAACTGTCCGGCGGAATGCGCCAGCGGGCGCTCATCGCGATCGCCCTCGCCGCCCGGCCCAAGCTGCTGATCGCCGACGAGCCGACCAGCGCGCTCGACGTCACCGTGCAGCGCGCCCTCCTCGACCACGTGGACGAACTCGTCGCCCGTACGGGCACGGCGGTGCTGCTCATCACCCACGATCTGGGTGTCGCCGCCGACCGCGCCCAGCGCGTGGGGGTGATGTCCCAGGGTGAGATCGTCGAATCGGGGACGGTCGGCGAGGTGCTGGGCGATCCCCGGCACCCGGTCACCCGGCACCTGCTGCGTGCCGCGCCGAGTCTCGGTTCGGTACGGGAGCGGACCCCGCCGGTCCGGTCGGCCGGGGCCTCGCGGGACCTGGTGGTGGCCCGGGGACTGGTGAAGGAGTTCACCCGGGGCCGTCGCGGCCGGGCGCCGGTCCGGGCGGTCGACTCGGTGGACCTGACCATCCGGCGGGGGGAGACGCTCGCCCTGGTCGGGGAGTCGGGCTCGGGCAAGTCGACCACCGCCCGGCTGCTGGTCCGCCTCGCCGACCCGACGTCCGGCACGGTCCACTTCGACGGCGAGGACATCAACTCGCTGCGCGGGGAGGCGCTGCGGCGGCTGAGGCGTCGCATGCAGATCGTCTACCAGAGCCCCTACGCCTCCCTCGACCCGCGCCTGACGGTGGGGGACATCATCACCGAGCCCCTGCGCGCGTACCGGGTGGGCGACCGGGCCGGGCGCTCCCGGGAGGCGGCGGCCCTTCTGGACCGCGTGCATCTCCCGGCCGGTACGCTCCGGCGGCGCCCGCAGGAGCTGTCGGGCGGGCAGCGGCAGCGGGTGGCCATCGCCCGCGCACTGGCGCTGCGACCCGATCTCGTGGTGTGCGACGAACCGGTCTCGGCGCTCGACGTCGCGGTGCAGGCGCGCATCCTGGAACTGCTCACCGAACTCCAGGACGAGTCGGGGCTGAGCTGCCTGTTCATCTCGCACGACCTCGCCGTGGTCCGGGGCATCGCCCACCACGTCGGCGTCATGCGGGGCGGTCGGCTGGTCGAATCGGGTCCGGTGGCGCAGGTGTTCGCCAAGCCCTCCCACCCGTACACGAGGGAGCTGCTCGCCTCGGTGGCCGGTTCACGCCATGCCGGTGCGATGAACGCCGGGTAG